In Centropristis striata isolate RG_2023a ecotype Rhode Island chromosome 1, C.striata_1.0, whole genome shotgun sequence, one DNA window encodes the following:
- the akt3b gene encoding RAC-gamma serine/threonine-protein kinase — protein MSDQNVVKEGWVQKRGEYIKNWRPRYFLLKTDGSFIGYKDKPQDSDLAYPLNNFSVAKCQLMKTERPKPNTFIIRCLQWTTVIERTFHVDTPDERDEWAEAIQMVAESLAKQEEEGILCSPTSQIENVNEEEMDTSISHYKRKTMNDFDYLKLLGKGTFGKVILVREKASGTYYAMKILKKEVIIAKDEVAHTLTESRVLKNTRHPFLTSLKYSFQTKDRLCFVMEYVNGGELFFHLSRERVFSEDRTRFYGAEIVSALDYLHSAKIVYRDLKLENLMLDKDGHIKITDFGLCKEGITDTATMKTFCGTPEYLAPEVLEDNDYGRAVDWWGLGVVTYEMMCGRLPFYNQDHEKLFELILMEEIKFPRTLSADAKSLLSGLLIKDPNKRLGGGPDDAKEIMRHSFFGTVDWQDVYDKKLVPPFQPQVSSETDTRYFDEEFTAQTITITPPEKYDEDGMDAADNERRPHFPQFSYSASGRE, from the exons ATGAGCGACCAGAACGTCGTCAAGGAAGGCTGGGTCCAGAAAAGAG GTGAGTACATCAAGAACTGGCGACCGCGCTACTTTCTGCTGAAGACAGACGGCTCTTTCATCGGCTACAAGGACAAACCGCAGGACTCCGACCTGGCCTACCCGCTCAACAACTTCTCTGTAGCAA AATGTCAGCTGATGAAGACGGAGCGACCCAAGCCCAACACCTTCATCATCCGCTGCCTGCAGTGGACCACCGTCATCGAGAGGACTTTCCACGTCGACACTCCTGATGAGAG GGACGAGTGGGCCGAGGCCATCCAGATGGTAGCGGAGTCTCTGGccaagcaggaggaggagggcatcCTGTGCAGCCCCACCTCCCAGATCGAGAACGTCAACGAGGAGGAGATGGACACCTCCATCAGCCACTACAAACGAAAG ACAATGAATGACTTTGACTATCTGAAGCTTCTGGGCAAAGGCACTTTTGGGAAAGTCATTCTGGTGAGGGAGAAGGCGAGTGGCACCTACTACGCCATGAAGATCCTCAAGAAGGAAGTCATCATAGCCAAG GATGAAGTtgctcacacactcacagaaagTAGGGTATTAAAAAACACTCGGCATCCATTCCTAACT TCTCTGAAGTACTCGTTCCAGACGAAGGATCGACTGTGCTTTGTAATGGAGTATGTCAACGGAGGAGAG CTGTTTTTCCATTTGTCAAGAGAAAGAGTATTTTCGGAGGACCGCACCCGTTTCTACGGCGCTGAGATCGTCTCTGCTCTCGACTACCTACATTCTGCCAAGATCGTCTACCGCGATCTGAAG CTGGAGAACCTCATGTTGGACAAAGACGGCCACATCAAGATCACAGACTTTGGCCTCTGCAAAGAAGGCATCACCGACACTGCCACCATGAAGACCTTCTGTGGAACACCGGAGTACCTGGCTCCCGAG GTGCTGGAGGACAACGACTACGGCCGGGCGGTGGACTGGTGGGGTTTGGGCGTGGTGACGTACGAGATGATGTGCGGCCGCCTGCCGTTCTACAACCAGGACCACGAGAAGCTGTTCGAGCTCATCCTCATGGAGGAGATCAAGTTCCCACGAACGCTGTCGGCCGACGCCAAGTCGCTGCTGTCAGGGCTGCTCATCAAGGACCCCAACAAACG GCTGGGCGGCGGACCGGATGACGCTAAGGAGATCATGCGACACAGTTTCTTTGGCACAGTCGACTGGCAGGACGTCTACGACAAGAAG CTGGTCCCTCCATTCCAGCCCCAGGTCAGCTCAGAGACGGACACGCGCTACTTCGACGAGGAGTTCACAGCACAGACCATCACCATCACTCCGCCAGAGAAAT atgACGAGGATGGGATGGACGCGGCGGACAACGAGCGAAGGCCTCATTTCCCACAGTTCTCCTACTCAGCCAGCGGGCGGGAGTGA